A single genomic interval of Solimonas sp. K1W22B-7 harbors:
- a CDS encoding oxidoreductase, translating to MGFTEQNLGNQSGKTFAITGANTGLGFQTARALAMKGGRVILMCRSEALARGAMDAIRKHAPTADLKFVALDLADLDSVAAAADVLSREPKIDVLINNAGLMVPPLQRTRQGFESQMGVNHFGHFALTGRLLPKLMADGTRIVVLSSNAHKMGFINFEDINAHTHYDAFKQYGSSKLANLVFSLDLNARLATLDTKAICVAAHPGLADTELSRYLPKWVRIFLPVLRPLVNSAASGAWPTLLAATDERARGGEYYGPSRRGESAGPATRAHIDQRAKNPDVAKRLWDLSIEMTKVKPLL from the coding sequence ATGGGCTTTACCGAACAGAACCTGGGCAATCAGTCTGGCAAGACTTTCGCCATTACGGGCGCCAACACCGGCCTCGGCTTTCAGACGGCGCGCGCCTTGGCCATGAAGGGCGGGAGGGTCATCCTGATGTGCCGCTCGGAAGCCCTTGCGCGCGGCGCAATGGACGCCATCCGCAAGCATGCCCCCACGGCCGACCTGAAGTTCGTAGCGCTGGACCTGGCGGACCTGGACTCCGTGGCCGCGGCGGCCGATGTGCTGTCGCGCGAGCCGAAGATCGACGTGCTGATCAACAACGCGGGGCTGATGGTTCCGCCACTGCAGCGAACCCGACAGGGCTTCGAAAGCCAGATGGGGGTGAATCACTTCGGGCACTTCGCCCTCACCGGCCGATTGCTGCCCAAGCTGATGGCCGACGGCACGCGAATCGTGGTCCTGTCCTCGAACGCGCACAAGATGGGCTTCATCAACTTCGAAGACATCAACGCTCATACGCACTACGATGCCTTCAAGCAGTATGGTTCCAGCAAGCTCGCCAACCTGGTCTTTTCCCTGGACCTGAACGCCCGACTGGCCACCCTCGACACCAAGGCGATCTGCGTTGCCGCCCATCCGGGTTTGGCGGATACGGAGCTGAGCCGTTATTTACCCAAGTGGGTCCGGATCTTTCTCCCTGTGCTGCGTCCCCTGGTCAATAGTGCCGCCAGCGGTGCGTGGCCGACACTGCTGGCCGCCACGGACGAGCGCGCACGGGGTGGGGAGTACTATGGGCCTTCGCGAAGGGGGGAGAGCGCGGGACCCGCAACCCGTGCTCATATCGATCAGCGTGCAAAGAATCCCGATGTCGCCAAACGGCTCTGGGATCTCTCGATCGAAATGACGAAAGTAAAACCGCTCCTGTGA
- a CDS encoding DsbA family oxidoreductase, with product MTKMTIDFVSDVSCPFCLAGLLALEIALERTSDVIATTLRFHPYQLNPDLPPEGESLAANLNRKFGISAADVRNGCAQGTRQVAGLGFTMNYSDASGIYNTHDAHRLLHWAGLQGRQLELKRLLFAAYFSKGLNPSEHGVLIAAAVEAGLDPQAAREVLSSGRHDEDVRADEQLWRCRGVKAVPFIMINGSHVISGSQSPEQYESTLRQLASERAA from the coding sequence ATGACCAAGATGACCATCGACTTCGTGTCGGACGTTTCCTGTCCCTTTTGCCTCGCAGGCCTTCTCGCGCTCGAGATCGCCCTTGAGCGGACGAGCGACGTGATCGCAACTACGTTGCGTTTTCACCCGTATCAGCTGAATCCGGACCTGCCGCCCGAGGGCGAGAGCCTTGCGGCCAACCTGAACCGCAAATTCGGTATCTCGGCCGCGGATGTCCGCAATGGCTGCGCCCAGGGAACCCGGCAGGTGGCGGGGCTCGGCTTCACGATGAACTACAGCGATGCCTCGGGCATCTACAACACCCACGACGCGCATCGTCTGCTGCATTGGGCGGGGCTCCAGGGCCGCCAGCTGGAGCTGAAGCGCCTGCTCTTCGCCGCGTACTTCTCAAAGGGACTGAATCCCTCGGAGCACGGTGTCCTGATCGCCGCCGCCGTCGAGGCTGGCCTCGATCCACAGGCGGCTCGCGAGGTCCTTTCGAGCGGACGACATGACGAAGACGTCCGCGCGGACGAGCAGCTCTGGCGATGTCGTGGCGTGAAAGCTGTCCCTTTCATCATGATCAACGGCAGCCATGTGATCAGCGGCTCGCAATCGCCCGAACAGTACGAGAGCACTCTGAGGCAGCTTGCGTCGGAGAGGGCCGCTTAA
- a CDS encoding LysR family transcriptional regulator, protein MKRDLFDGLTHFLAVARHGGFTPAAEALDMTPTAMSKAIRVLEARYQTKLFQRTTRRVRLTEAGAELYQRLERAANEVSEALQALSVAQLVPTGTLRLTVPHMAMERMIEPILERFQELYPMVKLDISLNDVLVDLVAEGFDAGVRLGESIDQDMVAIRLTPENRWAIAASPAYLAKAGRPKRLEDLPRHKAVLYRFPTNRSLYVWEFERNGKTIKVRMPEQLIVDDRLAAVRLAKRGLGLAFVGEMEVAEEVERGELELMFEEFIPRDAGLFLYFPAAMQSQPKLRAFIDLAKSLATTTKARRPRGGRSAS, encoded by the coding sequence ATGAAGCGCGACCTGTTCGACGGATTGACCCATTTCCTGGCCGTGGCGCGGCACGGGGGCTTTACCCCTGCCGCCGAAGCGCTGGACATGACGCCGACCGCGATGAGCAAGGCGATCCGGGTACTGGAGGCGCGCTATCAGACCAAGCTGTTCCAGCGCACAACACGCCGCGTCCGGTTGACCGAGGCGGGAGCGGAGCTCTATCAGCGCCTGGAGCGCGCGGCCAACGAGGTCAGCGAAGCGCTGCAGGCCCTCAGCGTGGCCCAACTCGTGCCGACCGGCACGTTACGGCTTACTGTGCCGCACATGGCCATGGAGCGCATGATCGAGCCCATCCTGGAGCGGTTTCAGGAGCTGTATCCCATGGTCAAGCTCGACATCTCGCTCAACGATGTGCTCGTGGACCTCGTCGCTGAAGGCTTCGACGCCGGCGTCCGGCTCGGCGAGTCGATCGACCAGGACATGGTCGCCATCCGCCTGACGCCGGAGAACCGCTGGGCCATCGCCGCGAGCCCTGCCTATCTGGCGAAGGCCGGACGGCCGAAGCGGCTTGAAGACCTGCCGCGGCACAAGGCGGTCCTGTACCGCTTTCCGACGAACCGGTCGCTCTACGTCTGGGAGTTCGAACGCAACGGCAAGACCATCAAGGTCCGGATGCCCGAGCAGTTGATCGTCGACGACCGGCTGGCGGCTGTCCGGCTCGCGAAGCGCGGCCTTGGCCTCGCCTTCGTGGGAGAGATGGAGGTGGCAGAGGAAGTCGAGCGTGGCGAGCTTGAGCTGATGTTCGAGGAGTTCATCCCGCGCGACGCCGGGTTGTTTCTTTACTTTCCAGCTGCGATGCAGAGTCAGCCGAAGCTGCGGGCCTTCATCGATCTCGCGAAGAGCCTGGCGACGACCACGAAGGCAAGGCGGCCGCGCGGCGGCCGCTCAGCCTCATGA
- the guaA gene encoding glutamine-hydrolyzing GMP synthase encodes MNIHSDKILILDFGSQYTQLIARRVRELGVYCELHPWDISDEDIRAFGPKGVILSGGPESVIEADSPRAPQAVWDLKVPVLGICYGMQTMAAQLGGKVDPGSVKEFGYAEIRAHAHSRLLKDIEDRVNTEGHGLLDVWMSHGDHVSQLPEGFKRIASTKDVPIAGMADESRGYFALQFHPEVTHTTQGARIYSRFLHEICGCGDAWKPGRIIEDAIETVRKQVGSSKVLLGLSGGVDSSVVAALLHKAIGEQLTCVFVDHGLLRHQEGDQVMKIFADHLGVKVIRVDAEERFLRELAGVSDPEAKRKIIGRLFVEVFEEESIKLQGIDFLAQGTIYPDVIESAGGKTKKAHVIKSHHNVGGLPERMKMKLVEPLRELFKDEVRAIGVELGLPREMVYRHPFPGPGLGVRILGEVTKAAADTLRLADHIFIEELRKSGWYDKTSQAFAVFLPVKSVGVTGDGRRYEPVIALRAVQTIDFMTAHWAHLPYELLDVCSRRIVNEIPGVSRVVYDISGKPPATIEWE; translated from the coding sequence ATGAATATCCATAGCGACAAGATCCTGATTCTCGATTTCGGCAGCCAGTACACGCAGCTGATCGCCCGCCGCGTGCGCGAGCTGGGCGTCTACTGCGAGCTGCATCCCTGGGACATCAGCGACGAGGACATCCGCGCCTTCGGGCCGAAGGGCGTGATCCTCTCCGGTGGCCCGGAGTCGGTGATCGAGGCCGACTCGCCGCGCGCGCCGCAGGCGGTCTGGGACCTCAAGGTACCGGTGCTGGGCATCTGCTACGGCATGCAGACCATGGCCGCGCAGCTGGGCGGCAAGGTCGATCCGGGTTCGGTGAAGGAGTTCGGCTATGCCGAGATTCGCGCGCACGCGCATTCGCGCCTGCTCAAGGACATCGAGGATCGCGTCAACACCGAAGGCCACGGCCTGCTAGACGTGTGGATGTCGCATGGCGACCATGTCTCGCAGCTGCCGGAAGGCTTCAAGCGCATCGCCTCGACCAAGGACGTGCCGATCGCCGGCATGGCCGACGAGTCGCGCGGTTACTTTGCGCTGCAGTTCCACCCGGAAGTGACGCACACCACCCAGGGCGCGCGCATCTATTCGCGCTTCCTGCACGAAATCTGCGGCTGCGGCGACGCCTGGAAGCCGGGCCGCATCATCGAGGACGCCATCGAGACCGTGCGCAAGCAGGTCGGCAGCTCCAAGGTGCTGTTGGGCCTGTCCGGCGGCGTCGATTCCTCGGTGGTCGCGGCATTGCTGCACAAGGCCATCGGCGAGCAGCTGACCTGCGTGTTCGTCGACCACGGCCTGTTGCGCCACCAGGAAGGCGACCAGGTGATGAAGATCTTCGCCGATCACCTCGGTGTGAAGGTCATCCGCGTCGACGCCGAGGAGCGCTTCCTGCGCGAGCTGGCCGGCGTCAGCGACCCGGAAGCCAAGCGCAAGATCATCGGCCGCCTGTTCGTCGAGGTGTTCGAGGAGGAGTCGATCAAGCTGCAGGGCATCGACTTCCTGGCGCAGGGCACGATCTACCCCGACGTCATCGAGTCTGCCGGCGGCAAGACCAAGAAAGCGCACGTCATCAAGAGCCACCACAACGTCGGCGGCCTGCCCGAGCGCATGAAGATGAAGCTGGTGGAGCCGCTGCGCGAGCTGTTCAAGGACGAGGTCCGCGCCATCGGCGTGGAACTCGGCTTGCCGCGCGAGATGGTCTACCGCCACCCCTTCCCGGGTCCGGGCCTGGGCGTGCGCATCCTCGGCGAAGTCACCAAGGCCGCCGCCGACACGCTGCGTCTGGCCGACCACATCTTCATCGAAGAGCTGCGCAAGAGCGGCTGGTACGACAAGACCTCGCAGGCCTTCGCCGTGTTCCTGCCGGTGAAGAGCGTCGGCGTCACCGGCGACGGCCGCCGCTACGAGCCCGTCATCGCCCTGCGCGCGGTGCAGACCATCGACTTCATGACGGCGCACTGGGCGCATCTGCCGTACGAGCTGCTGGATGTCTGCTCGCGGCGGATCGTCAACGAGATTCCGGGCGTATCGCGCGTGGTCTACGACATTTCCGGCAAGCCGCCCGCCACCATCGAGTGGGAATGA
- the guaB gene encoding IMP dehydrogenase: protein MTRIESEALTFDDVLLLPAYSEVLPRQVDTSTQLTRRIRLNVPLLSAAMDTVTEAKLAIALAQEGGMGIVHKNMSAQRQAAEVRSVKKYESGVITDPITVPPTMTVGEVLKLTRANRISGVPVVDGKELVGIVTSRDLRFETRYDEPVSRIMTPKQRLVTVKEGASREEVISKLHEYRIEKVLVINDAFQLRGMITVKDIQKSKDFPMACKDERGSLRVGAAVGTGGDTEERVAALVEAGVDLVVVDTAHGHSKGVLDRVTWIKQQYPDLQVIGGNIATGDAALALVDAGADGVKVGIGPGSICTTRVVAGVGVPQIGAVMGVAAALKARGIPLIADGGVRYSGDFAKALAAGAYAVMVGSMLAGTEEAPGEVELWQGRSYKAYRGMGSMGAMAQGSKDRYFQDTTAEVEKLVPEGIEGRVPYKGPMSAIIHQMVGGLRASMGYTGCQSIEELRTRTKFVKITSAGMRESHVHDVTIVKEAPNYRVE from the coding sequence ATGACGAGAATCGAGAGCGAAGCCCTCACCTTCGACGACGTTCTGCTTCTGCCCGCGTATTCCGAAGTCCTTCCGCGGCAAGTAGATACCTCCACGCAGCTGACCCGGCGCATCCGGCTTAACGTGCCGCTGCTGTCCGCGGCCATGGACACGGTGACCGAGGCCAAGCTGGCCATCGCCCTGGCCCAGGAAGGCGGCATGGGCATTGTTCACAAGAACATGTCCGCCCAGCGCCAGGCCGCCGAGGTCCGGTCGGTCAAGAAGTACGAAAGCGGCGTCATCACCGACCCGATCACCGTGCCGCCGACCATGACGGTGGGCGAGGTGCTCAAGCTGACCCGTGCCAACCGTATCTCCGGCGTGCCGGTGGTGGACGGCAAGGAGCTGGTGGGTATCGTCACCAGCCGCGACCTGCGCTTCGAAACCCGCTACGACGAGCCGGTCTCCCGCATCATGACGCCCAAGCAGCGCCTGGTGACGGTCAAGGAGGGCGCCTCCCGCGAGGAGGTCATCTCCAAGCTGCACGAGTACCGCATCGAGAAGGTGCTGGTGATCAACGACGCCTTCCAGCTGCGCGGCATGATCACGGTGAAGGACATCCAGAAGTCCAAGGACTTTCCGATGGCCTGCAAGGACGAGCGCGGCAGCCTGCGCGTCGGCGCCGCGGTCGGCACCGGCGGCGACACTGAGGAGCGCGTCGCCGCCCTGGTGGAAGCCGGCGTGGACCTGGTGGTGGTGGACACCGCCCACGGCCATTCCAAGGGCGTGCTGGACCGCGTGACCTGGATCAAGCAGCAGTACCCGGACCTGCAGGTCATCGGCGGCAACATCGCCACCGGTGACGCCGCGCTGGCCCTGGTCGACGCCGGCGCCGACGGCGTCAAGGTCGGCATTGGCCCCGGCTCCATCTGCACCACCCGTGTCGTCGCCGGCGTCGGCGTGCCGCAGATCGGCGCGGTGATGGGCGTGGCCGCGGCACTGAAGGCCCGCGGCATTCCGCTGATCGCCGATGGTGGCGTGCGCTACTCCGGCGACTTCGCCAAGGCCCTGGCGGCCGGCGCCTACGCGGTGATGGTCGGCTCCATGCTGGCCGGCACCGAGGAAGCCCCGGGCGAGGTCGAGCTGTGGCAGGGCCGTTCCTACAAGGCCTACCGCGGCATGGGTTCCATGGGCGCCATGGCGCAGGGTTCCAAGGACCGCTACTTCCAGGACACCACGGCCGAGGTCGAGAAGCTGGTGCCGGAAGGCATCGAAGGCCGCGTGCCGTACAAGGGCCCGATGTCGGCGATCATCCACCAGATGGTCGGCGGCCTGCGCGCCAGCATGGGCTATACCGGCTGCCAGTCGATCGAAGAGCTGCGCACGCGCACCAAGTTCGTGAAGATCACCTCGGCGGGAATGCGCGAGTCGCATGTGCACGACGTGACGATCGTGAAGGAAGCGCCCAACTACAGGGTCGAGTAA
- the xseA gene encoding exodeoxyribonuclease VII large subunit — MPPSDRPQDPARRTVYQVSELAETLRGLLEDSLPRVWIQGEVSNLSRPASGHWYFTVKDARAQLRCAMFRNANVQVRPQPQDGDLVLLRAQVTVYPARGELQLVVEHLEPAGQGALLRAFEELKRRLASEGLFDEHLKRDLPAVPRRIGVITSGTGAALQDILSTLSRRFPLAEVILAAVPVQGPEAAPAMIRALSELPRARPDVILLARGGGSLEDLWAFNDEGLARAIRACPVPVVSGVGHEIDFTIADFAADHRAPTPTGAAEAVSPDIAEWAERLLARERSLANALQRALRQDNERLERQTRRLELLHPGRRLRDAAQRLDELGSRLHAAALSRLDRAGQQSRHLAARLGTATPLLAIQQRRRKLDHDRQLLRGSLALRLQQAQARLGRAESLLASLNPRAVLERGYAIALDANGRALIDAAQAQSGDALQILLGRGAVDAIVTRIKPEK, encoded by the coding sequence ATGCCGCCTTCCGACCGTCCCCAGGACCCCGCCCGCCGTACCGTCTACCAGGTTTCCGAGCTGGCCGAGACCCTGCGCGGCCTGCTGGAGGACAGCCTGCCGCGGGTCTGGATCCAGGGCGAGGTCTCCAATTTGTCGCGCCCGGCCTCGGGCCACTGGTACTTCACGGTCAAGGACGCCCGCGCCCAGCTGCGCTGCGCCATGTTCCGCAATGCCAATGTCCAGGTCCGCCCCCAGCCGCAGGACGGCGACCTGGTGCTGCTGCGCGCCCAGGTCACGGTCTACCCCGCCCGCGGCGAGCTGCAACTGGTGGTGGAACACCTGGAGCCGGCGGGCCAGGGCGCCCTGCTGCGCGCCTTCGAGGAACTGAAGCGCCGGCTGGCCTCTGAAGGACTGTTCGACGAGCACCTCAAGCGCGACCTGCCCGCGGTGCCGCGCCGCATCGGCGTCATTACCTCCGGCACCGGCGCCGCCCTGCAGGACATCCTCAGCACCCTGTCGCGGCGCTTCCCGTTGGCCGAGGTGATCCTCGCCGCAGTGCCGGTGCAGGGCCCCGAGGCCGCCCCGGCCATGATCCGTGCGCTGAGCGAGCTGCCCAGGGCCAGGCCCGACGTCATCCTGCTGGCCCGCGGCGGCGGCTCGCTGGAAGATCTCTGGGCCTTCAACGACGAAGGCCTGGCGCGCGCCATCCGCGCCTGCCCGGTGCCGGTGGTCAGCGGCGTCGGCCACGAGATCGACTTCACCATCGCCGACTTCGCCGCCGACCACCGCGCCCCCACGCCCACCGGCGCAGCGGAGGCCGTCAGTCCCGACATCGCCGAATGGGCCGAGCGCCTGCTGGCGCGCGAACGCAGCCTGGCCAATGCCCTGCAGCGCGCGCTGCGCCAGGACAACGAGCGCCTGGAGCGCCAGACCCGGCGCCTGGAACTGCTGCACCCCGGCCGGCGCCTGCGCGATGCCGCGCAGCGCCTGGACGAACTTGGCAGCCGCCTGCATGCGGCGGCATTGTCGAGGCTGGACCGCGCCGGCCAGCAGTCGCGCCACCTCGCCGCCCGCCTGGGCACCGCCACACCCCTGCTCGCGATCCAGCAACGCCGCCGCAAGCTCGATCATGACCGGCAACTGCTGCGCGGCAGCCTGGCCTTGCGCCTGCAGCAGGCACAGGCCCGCCTCGGCCGCGCCGAATCACTGCTCGCCAGCCTGAACCCGCGCGCCGTGCTGGAGCGCGGCTATGCCATCGCGCTGGACGCGAACGGCCGTGCCCTCATCGATGCAGCGCAGGCCCAGTCCGGCGATGCGCTGCAGATCCTGCTCGGCCGCGGTGCGGTCGATGCCATCGTCACCAGGATCAAACCAGAGAAATAG
- a CDS encoding helix-turn-helix domain-containing protein, which translates to MSAYKISDIKPLNHSVAECLDDYFRALNGHAPKNLYDTILDQVEPPLLRASLKYCDGNQSKAAEMLGLNRATLRKKLKQYKIKPTAL; encoded by the coding sequence ATGTCCGCTTACAAGATTTCAGACATCAAGCCATTGAACCATTCGGTCGCCGAGTGCCTGGATGATTATTTCCGCGCGCTCAACGGACACGCGCCCAAGAACCTGTACGACACCATCCTCGACCAGGTGGAGCCGCCGCTGCTGCGCGCCTCGCTGAAGTACTGCGACGGCAACCAGTCCAAGGCCGCCGAAATGCTCGGCCTGAACCGCGCCACGCTGCGAAAAAAGCTCAAGCAGTACAAGATCAAGCCCACCGCGCTCTAG
- the purH gene encoding bifunctional phosphoribosylaminoimidazolecarboxamide formyltransferase/IMP cyclohydrolase → MKTPVKRALLSVSDKTGIVDLARELHGRGVELLSTGGTYKLLKDSGLPAVEVSSHTGFPEIMDGRVKTLHPKIHGGLLGRRDIDGEVMAQHGIAAIDLLVVNLYPFEQTVAKPDCSREDAIENIDIGGPAMLRAAAKNHAWVSVLVDPVDYAPVLAEMDAGGVSRTTRERLAVKVYSHTARYDGMVAAYLSSLDDQGNRAVFPAVLGLQFSKLQDMRYGENPHQRAAFYAEKNPEAGTIAAARQVQGKELSYNNIADADAALECVKSFDEPACVIVKHANPCGVAIAGSILEAYNLAYQTDPTSAFGGIIAFNRELDGATAKAIVDRQFVEVIIAPTATAEAKAAVAAKQNVRLMECGQWPASRAAALDYKRVAGGLLVQDRDDATMSLAQLKTVSKRAPTEAELSDLLFAWRVAKFVKSNAIVYIKGHQTIGVGAGQMSRVYSAKIAGIKAADEKLEVKGSVMASDAFFPFRDGIDAAAAAGITAVIQPGGSMRDNEVIAAADEHGMAMVFTGVRHFRH, encoded by the coding sequence ATGAAGACCCCGGTGAAGCGCGCCCTGCTGTCGGTTTCCGACAAGACCGGCATCGTCGACCTGGCCCGCGAGCTGCACGGCCGCGGCGTCGAACTGCTCTCCACCGGCGGCACCTACAAGTTGCTGAAGGACTCCGGCCTGCCGGCCGTGGAAGTGTCCTCGCACACCGGCTTCCCCGAGATCATGGACGGCCGCGTCAAGACCCTGCACCCGAAGATCCACGGCGGCCTGCTCGGCCGCCGCGACATCGACGGCGAGGTCATGGCGCAGCACGGCATCGCCGCCATCGACCTGCTGGTGGTCAACCTCTATCCCTTCGAGCAGACCGTGGCCAAGCCCGACTGCTCGCGTGAAGACGCCATCGAGAACATCGACATCGGCGGCCCGGCGATGCTGCGCGCCGCCGCCAAGAACCACGCCTGGGTCAGCGTGCTGGTCGATCCCGTCGACTACGCCCCGGTGCTGGCCGAAATGGATGCCGGCGGCGTCAGCCGCACCACCCGCGAGCGCCTGGCCGTGAAGGTCTACAGCCACACCGCGCGCTATGACGGCATGGTCGCCGCCTATCTCTCCAGCCTCGACGACCAAGGCAACCGCGCCGTGTTCCCGGCCGTGCTGGGCCTGCAGTTCAGCAAGCTGCAGGACATGCGCTACGGCGAGAACCCGCACCAGCGCGCCGCCTTCTACGCCGAGAAGAACCCCGAGGCCGGCACCATCGCCGCCGCCAGGCAGGTCCAGGGCAAGGAACTGTCCTACAACAACATCGCCGACGCCGACGCCGCGCTGGAATGCGTCAAGAGCTTCGACGAACCGGCCTGCGTCATCGTCAAGCACGCCAACCCCTGCGGCGTCGCCATCGCCGGTTCGATCCTGGAAGCCTACAACCTGGCCTACCAGACCGACCCCACCTCCGCCTTCGGCGGCATCATCGCCTTCAACCGCGAGCTGGACGGCGCCACCGCCAAGGCCATCGTCGACCGCCAGTTCGTCGAGGTGATCATCGCCCCCACCGCCACCGCCGAAGCCAAGGCCGCCGTCGCCGCCAAGCAGAATGTGCGCCTGATGGAATGCGGCCAGTGGCCCGCCAGCCGCGCCGCCGCGCTGGACTACAAGCGTGTCGCCGGCGGCCTGCTGGTGCAGGACCGCGACGACGCCACCATGAGCCTCGCCCAGCTCAAGACGGTCAGCAAGCGCGCGCCCACCGAGGCCGAGCTGTCCGACCTGCTGTTCGCCTGGCGCGTCGCCAAGTTCGTCAAGTCCAACGCCATCGTCTACATCAAGGGCCACCAGACCATTGGCGTCGGCGCCGGCCAGATGAGCCGCGTCTACTCCGCCAAGATCGCCGGCATCAAAGCCGCCGATGAAAAACTGGAAGTGAAGGGCTCGGTCATGGCCTCCGACGCCTTCTTCCCCTTCCGCGACGGCATCGACGCCGCCGCCGCCGCCGGCATCACCGCCGTGATCCAGCCGGGCGGCTCCATGCGCGACAACGAAGTGATCGCCGCTGCCGACGAGCATGGAATGGCGATGGTGTTCACGGGTGTGAGGCACTTCCGGCATTGA
- a CDS encoding tetratricopeptide repeat protein yields the protein MAYRRLFTGLLLVLIGAIVWRALFGAPSHAPGKATQPGSSPAGLSAPAEPPQVERGRKLLDARSYGALEEWLADLRAAHTRKASVELPLYEAYAAFDDSDPALREQISLWIQKRPESAEARLVSAIQRLRAAEDTQAPGSLLLLAKEDAGVALATDPGHPLAWWALVRATAALEGGEAVPSLHERLMRNAPAAFYAHRALLGCLQPSWGGSYEAMQDYAAKLQAGAAANPRLEILQGLPHAVRAKAALAAGDEATAEQEYDLALAYGDDPDFLADRAALRIRLLRFSDAMADYRRQLEKFPSRESRQALASAQERMRERAYVLHRGDQQEQALRAYDAFRELWPDDHGVLLYQGLLYAALGRHADALVDYRRLLKLDPSNFEAVKAAQDSLGQSGRWDEAIVLWNAYIDRVPDKSQAYMERGSSHFHKGDKLSAYDDAARACDQGLPAACVWKDRLLTDPAVKAHASA from the coding sequence ATGGCCTATCGCCGCCTGTTCACCGGACTGTTGCTGGTCCTGATCGGCGCCATTGTCTGGCGGGCACTGTTCGGCGCGCCGTCGCACGCCCCCGGCAAGGCCACGCAGCCCGGCAGCAGCCCGGCAGGACTGTCCGCGCCGGCGGAGCCGCCGCAGGTCGAGCGTGGGCGCAAGCTGCTGGACGCGCGCAGCTACGGCGCGCTGGAGGAGTGGCTGGCGGACCTGCGGGCCGCCCATACGCGCAAGGCTTCCGTGGAGCTGCCGCTGTACGAGGCCTACGCGGCATTCGACGACAGCGATCCAGCCCTGCGCGAACAGATCAGCCTCTGGATCCAGAAGCGGCCCGAGTCCGCGGAAGCCAGGCTGGTGAGCGCCATCCAGCGGCTCCGGGCGGCGGAGGACACACAGGCGCCCGGCTCCCTGCTGCTGCTGGCCAAGGAAGACGCCGGCGTTGCCCTGGCAACCGACCCGGGCCATCCGCTGGCCTGGTGGGCACTGGTGCGCGCCACGGCGGCGCTGGAGGGTGGCGAGGCCGTCCCGTCCCTGCACGAGCGCCTGATGCGCAACGCGCCCGCCGCCTTCTATGCACACCGGGCGCTGCTCGGTTGCCTGCAGCCGAGCTGGGGTGGCAGCTACGAGGCGATGCAGGACTATGCGGCGAAGCTTCAGGCGGGCGCTGCTGCCAATCCGCGCCTGGAAATCCTGCAGGGCCTGCCGCATGCCGTGCGCGCCAAGGCGGCGCTGGCTGCCGGAGACGAGGCCACGGCGGAGCAGGAATACGATCTCGCCCTGGCGTATGGCGACGATCCGGATTTCCTCGCTGACCGCGCGGCCCTGCGGATTCGCCTGCTGCGGTTCAGCGACGCGATGGCCGACTACCGGCGACAGCTGGAGAAGTTCCCCTCGCGCGAAAGCCGGCAGGCACTGGCGTCTGCCCAGGAACGGATGCGCGAGCGTGCCTACGTGCTGCATCGCGGCGATCAGCAGGAGCAGGCGCTGCGCGCCTACGATGCCTTCCGCGAACTGTGGCCCGACGATCACGGGGTGCTGCTCTACCAGGGCCTGCTGTATGCGGCGCTGGGGCGTCATGCCGATGCGCTGGTCGATTACCGGCGGCTGCTCAAGCTCGACCCTTCGAACTTCGAGGCGGTGAAGGCGGCGCAGGACAGCCTCGGCCAGAGCGGCCGCTGGGACGAGGCCATCGTCCTGTGGAATGCCTATATCGACCGCGTTCCCGACAAGTCCCAGGCCTACATGGAGCGCGGCAGCAGTCATTTCCACAAGGGCGACAAGCTGTCGGCCTACGACGATGCCGCACGCGCCTGCGACCAGGGCCTGCCCGCCGCCTGCGTCTGGAAGGACCGCCTGCTGACGGACCCGGCGGTGAAGGCGCACGCGTCAGCCTGA